A single genomic interval of Melanotaenia boesemani isolate fMelBoe1 chromosome 4, fMelBoe1.pri, whole genome shotgun sequence harbors:
- the acox1 gene encoding peroxisomal acyl-coenzyme A oxidase 1 isoform X2, with product MNPDIKRERENATFDVSKLTNILDQGQEKTRRRREIESLVFKDPDFNEQDPNFLSRSERYDQAVRKSAQMILKLREFGIADPEEIYHYKSCVHPDRPSPLDLHLAMFLPTLVNQATTEQMDRFFTAAWNLEIIGTYAQTEMGHGTHLRGLETTATYDPATQEFVLNSPTVSSIKWWPGGLGKSSNHAIVLAQLYTLGNCHGLHAFIVPIRDMNTHEPLPGIVVGDIGPKFGFNEVDNGYLKLENVRIPRNNMLMKYAKVEPDGTYLKPKSAKLTYGTMVFVRSMIVGESARALAKSCTIAVRYSAVRHQSEIRPGEPEPQILDYQTQQYKLFPLLAMAYAFTFVGQYMTKIYHRISGDINQGDLSELPELHALSAGLKAFTTWEANSAIEVCRMSCGGHGYSRSSGLPDIYVEFTPTCTYEGENTVMMLQTARYLVKSYRQAKEGQQLRGIVSYLNESHDRRLQPQAVAARPTVVDINDLTSLVEVYKLRAAILVEMAAKSIQQELQHRKSEEDAWNSSAIDLVRASDAHCHYVVVKVFTDKLGEIGDTAIHSVLSTLALLYAMNGITKNSGDFLLAGLLNVPQVLQISVRIKELLSQLRPNAVALVDAFDIHDKKLNSVLGRYDGNVYEQMFEWARSSPLNATEVHESFHKYLKPLRSKL from the exons ATGAATCCTGATATAAAGAGAGAACGTGAAAATGCGACATTTGATGTCAGTAAACTCACTAATATTTTGGACCAGGGCCAGGAGAAGACCAGAAGAAGACGAGAAATTG AGTCACTGGTTTTCAAAGACCCAGACTTCAATGAGCAGGACCCAAACTTCTTGTCCCGCAGTGAGCGCTATGACCAGGCTGTTCGAAAAAGTGCCCAGATGATCCTGAAGCTCAGGGAGTTTGGCATTGCTGACCCAGAGGAGATCTATCACTATAAGAG TTGTGTGCACCCAGACAGGCCATCGCCCTTGGATCTCCATTTGGCGATGTTCCTGCCCACTCTGGTCAACCAGGCCACCACCGAGCAAATGGACCgatttttcactgctgcatgGAACCTAGAGATCATCGGCACCTACGCTCAGACTGAGATGGGCCACG GCACACACCTTAGAGGCCTGGAGACCACAGCCACATATGATCCAGCCACACAGGAGTTTGTGCTGAACAGTCCCACTGTCAGCTCCATTAAATGGTGGCCTGGAGGAC TTGGAAAGTCTTCAAACCATGCCATAGTTTTAGCCCAGCTTTACACTCTTGGAAACTGCCATGGTCTTCATGCGTTCATTGTACCAATCCGTGACATGAACACACATGAGCCCCTGCCAG GAATCGTGGTTGGTGATATCGGACCCAAGTTTGGCTTTAATGAAGTTGACAATGGCTACTTGAAGTTGGAGAACGTACGGATACCACGAAACAACATGCTGATGAAATATGCCAAG GTGGAGCCAGATGGAACCTATTTGAAACCAAAAAGTGCCAAGTTGACCTACGGCACCATGGTGTTTGTCCGATCCATGATTGTAGGCGAGTCAGCTCGGGCCCTTGCAAAGTCCTGCACCATCGCCGTCCGCTACAGCGCTGTCCGTCACCAGTCTGAAATCCGGCCTGG AGAACCAGAGCCTCAGATCCTCGACTACCAAACGCAGCAGTACAAACTGTTCCCTCTGCTTGCCATGGCCTACGCCTTCACGTTTGTTGGCCAGTACATGACAAAGATCTACCACCGCATCTCTGGAGACATCAACCAAGGGGACCTCAGTGAGCTGCCGGAG CTCCATGCCCTGTCTGCAGGCCTGAAGGCCTTCACCACATGGGAAGCCAACTCTGCCATTGAAGTGTGCCGCATGTCTTGCGGTGGCCACGGATACTCTCGTAGCAGCGGCTTGCCAGACATTTATGTTGAGTTTACCCCAACCTGCACCTACGAGGGAGAGAACACTGTCATGATGCTGCAGACTGCCAG GTATCTGGTGAAGAGCTACCGGCAGGCCAAGGAAGGCCAGCAACTGAGAGGCATTGTCTCGTACCTGAATGAGTCACATGATCGGAGGCTTCAGCCACAGGCCGTCGCTGCCAGACCAACTGTGGTTGACATTAATGACCTGACTAGCCTGGTGGAAGTCTACAAACTGCGAGCTGCCAT cTTAGTAGAGATGGCAGCAAAGAGCATCCAGCAGGAGCTGCAGCACAGGAAGAGTGAGGAGGACGCCTGGAACAGCAGCGCCATCGACCTGGTCAGAGCTTCAGAT GCCCACTGTCACTATGTTGTAGTGAAGGTATTTACTGACAAGCTGGGGGAGATTGGTGACACTGCCATACACTCAGTTCTGTCTACGCTGGCTCTTCTCTATGCCATGAATGGTATCACAAAGAACTCTGGAGACTTCCTACTG GCTGGACTGCTGAATGTGCCCCAGGTGCTGCAAATTTCTGTTCGCATCAAAGAGCTTCTGTCTCAGCTGAGGCCCAACGCCGTGGCTCTGGTAGACGCCTTTGACATCCATGACAAGAAGCTGAATTCAGTGCTAGGTCGTTACGATGGAAACGTCTATGAGCAAATGTTTGAGTGGGCTCGCTCCTCACCTCTCAACGCCACAGAG GTCCATGAATCCTTCCACAAGTACCTGAAGCCTCTGCGGTCCAAACTGTGA
- the acox1 gene encoding peroxisomal acyl-coenzyme A oxidase 1 isoform X1, which produces MNPDIKRERENATFDVSKLTNILDQGQEKTRRRREIESLVFKDPDFNEQDPNFLSRSERYDQAVRKSAQMILKLREFGIADPEEIYHYKSMAKGNQTEALGLHFTMFLPTLYSQCDPQQSKIWLPLAKSFQAVGTYAQTELGHGTHLRGLETTATYDPATQEFVLNSPTVSSIKWWPGGLGKSSNHAIVLAQLYTLGNCHGLHAFIVPIRDMNTHEPLPGIVVGDIGPKFGFNEVDNGYLKLENVRIPRNNMLMKYAKVEPDGTYLKPKSAKLTYGTMVFVRSMIVGESARALAKSCTIAVRYSAVRHQSEIRPGEPEPQILDYQTQQYKLFPLLAMAYAFTFVGQYMTKIYHRISGDINQGDLSELPELHALSAGLKAFTTWEANSAIEVCRMSCGGHGYSRSSGLPDIYVEFTPTCTYEGENTVMMLQTARYLVKSYRQAKEGQQLRGIVSYLNESHDRRLQPQAVAARPTVVDINDLTSLVEVYKLRAAILVEMAAKSIQQELQHRKSEEDAWNSSAIDLVRASDAHCHYVVVKVFTDKLGEIGDTAIHSVLSTLALLYAMNGITKNSGDFLLAGLLNVPQVLQISVRIKELLSQLRPNAVALVDAFDIHDKKLNSVLGRYDGNVYEQMFEWARSSPLNATEVHESFHKYLKPLRSKL; this is translated from the exons ATGAATCCTGATATAAAGAGAGAACGTGAAAATGCGACATTTGATGTCAGTAAACTCACTAATATTTTGGACCAGGGCCAGGAGAAGACCAGAAGAAGACGAGAAATTG AGTCACTGGTTTTCAAAGACCCAGACTTCAATGAGCAGGACCCAAACTTCTTGTCCCGCAGTGAGCGCTATGACCAGGCTGTTCGAAAAAGTGCCCAGATGATCCTGAAGCTCAGGGAGTTTGGCATTGCTGACCCAGAGGAGATCTATCACTATAAGAG TATGGCTAAAGGAAACCAGACTGAAGCTTTGGGGCTACACTTTACCATGTTCCTCCCAACCCTGTACAGCCAGTGTGACCCTCAGCAGTCCAAGATATGGTTGCCTCTGGCAAAGTCCTTCCAGGCTGTTGGCACATATGCCCAAACTGAGCTGGGTCACG GCACACACCTTAGAGGCCTGGAGACCACAGCCACATATGATCCAGCCACACAGGAGTTTGTGCTGAACAGTCCCACTGTCAGCTCCATTAAATGGTGGCCTGGAGGAC TTGGAAAGTCTTCAAACCATGCCATAGTTTTAGCCCAGCTTTACACTCTTGGAAACTGCCATGGTCTTCATGCGTTCATTGTACCAATCCGTGACATGAACACACATGAGCCCCTGCCAG GAATCGTGGTTGGTGATATCGGACCCAAGTTTGGCTTTAATGAAGTTGACAATGGCTACTTGAAGTTGGAGAACGTACGGATACCACGAAACAACATGCTGATGAAATATGCCAAG GTGGAGCCAGATGGAACCTATTTGAAACCAAAAAGTGCCAAGTTGACCTACGGCACCATGGTGTTTGTCCGATCCATGATTGTAGGCGAGTCAGCTCGGGCCCTTGCAAAGTCCTGCACCATCGCCGTCCGCTACAGCGCTGTCCGTCACCAGTCTGAAATCCGGCCTGG AGAACCAGAGCCTCAGATCCTCGACTACCAAACGCAGCAGTACAAACTGTTCCCTCTGCTTGCCATGGCCTACGCCTTCACGTTTGTTGGCCAGTACATGACAAAGATCTACCACCGCATCTCTGGAGACATCAACCAAGGGGACCTCAGTGAGCTGCCGGAG CTCCATGCCCTGTCTGCAGGCCTGAAGGCCTTCACCACATGGGAAGCCAACTCTGCCATTGAAGTGTGCCGCATGTCTTGCGGTGGCCACGGATACTCTCGTAGCAGCGGCTTGCCAGACATTTATGTTGAGTTTACCCCAACCTGCACCTACGAGGGAGAGAACACTGTCATGATGCTGCAGACTGCCAG GTATCTGGTGAAGAGCTACCGGCAGGCCAAGGAAGGCCAGCAACTGAGAGGCATTGTCTCGTACCTGAATGAGTCACATGATCGGAGGCTTCAGCCACAGGCCGTCGCTGCCAGACCAACTGTGGTTGACATTAATGACCTGACTAGCCTGGTGGAAGTCTACAAACTGCGAGCTGCCAT cTTAGTAGAGATGGCAGCAAAGAGCATCCAGCAGGAGCTGCAGCACAGGAAGAGTGAGGAGGACGCCTGGAACAGCAGCGCCATCGACCTGGTCAGAGCTTCAGAT GCCCACTGTCACTATGTTGTAGTGAAGGTATTTACTGACAAGCTGGGGGAGATTGGTGACACTGCCATACACTCAGTTCTGTCTACGCTGGCTCTTCTCTATGCCATGAATGGTATCACAAAGAACTCTGGAGACTTCCTACTG GCTGGACTGCTGAATGTGCCCCAGGTGCTGCAAATTTCTGTTCGCATCAAAGAGCTTCTGTCTCAGCTGAGGCCCAACGCCGTGGCTCTGGTAGACGCCTTTGACATCCATGACAAGAAGCTGAATTCAGTGCTAGGTCGTTACGATGGAAACGTCTATGAGCAAATGTTTGAGTGGGCTCGCTCCTCACCTCTCAACGCCACAGAG GTCCATGAATCCTTCCACAAGTACCTGAAGCCTCTGCGGTCCAAACTGTGA